The genomic DNA CAGCCCCAACTAATCCCCTCGTCTCATTTGCCCTTGTCAACAGCCTTTTCACAATTTAAAAGAGTAATTGTTTGCATGTGATTAAGTTTTCGTTATATTTGGCAATTGGCGTGCCGGTGCAATCGATTGAAACAGGCAAATCAGCATTACCGGCACTCCTTTAAAAGCTATTTAACTTTCCTGAGATGAATAAAACAGTAAAAAACGCAACAGAAGCCATTGAAGGCATTGCCGACGGCATGACGCTGATGGTTGGCGGGTTCGGACTCAGCGGCATCCCCGAAAACAGCATTAACGCACTGGTTGCCAGCGGTGTAAAAGGACTTACCTGTATTTCGAACAACGCCGGCGTGGATGATTTTGGGCTGGGTTTGCTGCTGCAGAACCATCAAATACATAAAATGATTTCGTCGTACGTGGGCGAAAATGCCGAATTTGAACGGCAGTTGCTTTCAGGCGAGCTGGAGGTTGAGCTGATACCCCAGGGAACACTGGCAGAGCGTTGCCGCGCTGGTGGAGCCGGCATTCCTGCCTTCTTCGTTCCGGCCGGATACGGTACCGAAGTGGCCGAAGGGAAAGAGGTGCGTGAATATAACGGCAAACCTCACCTGCTCGAAATGGCCCTTACCGCCGACTTTGCGCTGGTAAAAGCCTGGAAAGGCGACACCCACGGAAACCTGATTTATCGCCATACCGCCAACAATTTTAACCAGGCAATGGCTACAGCCGGCAAAATTACCATTGCCGAGGTGGAAGAATTGGTTGAAGCCGGCAAACTTGATCCCAACCAGATACATACCCCCGGAATTTTTGTTCAACGGATTTTTCAGGGAGTTGATTATGAGAAGAGGATTGAACGGTTGACGGAGAAGGAATAAAATTCCAATTTCCAGGTTCCAAACCGATTCCTGTAAAGTAGAAATGAAATTTTTCCGCATAAAAGCTAACAATTCAACCACAATGAATTACAGCAAGCGTTTCATGGTTCTGTTAGCTA from Lentimicrobiaceae bacterium includes the following:
- a CDS encoding CoA transferase subunit A, giving the protein MNKTVKNATEAIEGIADGMTLMVGGFGLSGIPENSINALVASGVKGLTCISNNAGVDDFGLGLLLQNHQIHKMISSYVGENAEFERQLLSGELEVELIPQGTLAERCRAGGAGIPAFFVPAGYGTEVAEGKEVREYNGKPHLLEMALTADFALVKAWKGDTHGNLIYRHTANNFNQAMATAGKITIAEVEELVEAGKLDPNQIHTPGIFVQRIFQGVDYEKRIERLTEKE